The nucleotide sequence GCCTCGAGCGGGTTCACCCCGTAGGCCAGGAAAACCCCCCCCACCAGGAGGAAGGCCAGGGCCAGCGCCCCCAGGGTCACCCCCAGGACCCGCAGAGGGGAGGGCGCGGGCAGGGGCTCGAGCCTCACCCCTCACCCCCAACCATCCAAAGGCCTAGCTGGGCCCGGGTGACCTGCCCCACCGGAAAAGGGCCAAAAAGCTGGCCCCGGTGCAGCACCCCGATGCGGTCCGAAAGAGCGAGGAGCTCTTCCAGGTCCTCGGAGACCAGCAGCACCGCTGCGCCCGAGCGGGTCTGCGCCAGAAGGGCCTCGTGCACCTGCTCGGTGGCCCCCACGTCCAGGCCGTAGGTAGGGTGCACCGCCAGCACCAGCCGAGCCCGGCCGGAAAGCTCGCGGGCCAGCACCACCTTTTGCAGGTTGCCCCCCGAGAGCAGCCGGGCTGGGGTGTGCACGCTGGGGGTGGCAATGGCGTAGGCCCTCACCCTGGCCTCGGCCCAGGCCGCCTGGGCGGCCCGGTCCAGCCAGAAGCCCCGGGCCAGGGGGGGGCGGTCGAAAGCGCGCAGGGCCAGGTTCTCAGCCACGCTCATGGTGGGCACGCTGCCCATGCGCAGCCGGTCCTCGGGAATGTGGGCTACCCCCAGGGCAAAAAGCCGGGCCGGGTCGGGCTGAAGGGGTTTGCCCTCCAAAAGGACCCGTCCCTCCTCCGCCCGGCGCAGCCCGGCCAGCACCTCCACCAGCTCGCTCTGGCCGTTGCCCGCGATGCCGGCAATGCCCAGCACCTCACCCGCCCGCAACTCGAAGCTCACCCCTTGCAAAGCGGGCAGCCCCCGTTCGGAGCGGGCCTTCAGCCCCTCCACCCGCAAGCACACCGCCCCCAGCTCCTGCGGCTCCCGCCGCCTTTCAAAGGACACAGGGCGCCCCACCATCAGCTCGGCCAGCCGGGCCTTGCTGGCCTCGGCGGCGGGCAGGCTGCCCACCACCCGGCCCTTGCGCAAAACCACGCAGCGGTCGGCCACCGAGAGCACCTCCTCGAGCTTGTGCGAGATGAAGATGAGGGACTTCCCCGCTGCTTTGAGCTCGCGCATCACCCGGAACAGGGCCTCGGCCTCCTGTGGGGTAAGGACGCTGGTGGGCTCATCCAGGATGAGCACCCTGGCCCCCCGGAGCAGGGCCCGCACGATCTCCACCCGTTGCTTCTCCCCCGGGGAGAGCTGGTAGACGTAGGCCCTGGGGTCCACCGGCAGCCCGTAGCCCTGGGCAATCCGCTCGATGAGGGGCAGGATGCGCCGGGCCGGAAAGAAGGGGGCCCCGATGCCCAGGGCCAGGTTCTCGGCCACGGTGTGCCGCCCCACCAGCACGGGGTGCTGCGGCACCAGGCCAATGCCGTGGCGCAGGGCGTCCACCGGCGAGGCGATGCGCACCGGGCGCCCTTCGAGGAAAATCTCCCCCTCATCGGGGCGGTAAAGGCCGTAGAGGATGGAGACCAGGGTGGACTTCCCCGCCCCGTTCTCCCCCAGCAAGGCCAGTATCTCTCCAGGGTGAAGCTCCAGGCTCACCCGGTCGTTGGCCAGTACTCCGGGGAAGCGCTTGGTGATGTTGTGGAGTCGAAGAAGGGGCTCGCCCATTGGGGCAATCATAGCGGGAAGGGGCCTTGGGGGTGTAGAGTAAGGGCGGTCCGCGGTCACAGGTTTGCTTCGAACCTCTGACCCCCGACCAAGGGGGGATTATGGAACGGCTTGTTTGGATAGGCCTGCTGGGCCTGCTGGGCCTGGTGCTGGCCCAGGCGGTAGAACGGCGGCTCAACCTGGTGGTAAACGGACAGGCCCAGAACAGCAGGGCCATTGTGGTGGGCGGGCAGACCTACGTGCCTTTGAGCGCTTTGCGGGCCTTGGGGGTTAGCGCCGCGGTCTCGGGCAATACCCTGAGCCTGGGCTCGCCGGCGGGCGGGACCGAGCAGCGGGCCAGCCTCGAGGGCTGCCTGAACGAGTGGCTCTTCAACGGCATCTGGCGGGCGCGGGCCACCAAGGTCGAGCCAACCGAGGTGAACGGCCTCAGGGTGTGGGCGGTGGCCCTGGAGGTCCGCAACGCCACCACCAGGACGCTGGAAGCCTGGAACGCTGGCTTCAAAGACCCCTCGAGCCTCGCCCTGGCCTTTGCCGACGGCACCACCGTGCGCAGCGAATCGGGCGCACTGGGGCGCGATTACAACGAAAGAATCTACAACGCCGTCGTTCCCCAGGGCGCTGCCGTCGCGGCCCGGCTCAGTTTCCCC is from Meiothermus sp. QL-1 and encodes:
- a CDS encoding ABC transporter ATP-binding protein — translated: MGEPLLRLHNITKRFPGVLANDRVSLELHPGEILALLGENGAGKSTLVSILYGLYRPDEGEIFLEGRPVRIASPVDALRHGIGLVPQHPVLVGRHTVAENLALGIGAPFFPARRILPLIERIAQGYGLPVDPRAYVYQLSPGEKQRVEIVRALLRGARVLILDEPTSVLTPQEAEALFRVMRELKAAGKSLIFISHKLEEVLSVADRCVVLRKGRVVGSLPAAEASKARLAELMVGRPVSFERRREPQELGAVCLRVEGLKARSERGLPALQGVSFELRAGEVLGIAGIAGNGQSELVEVLAGLRRAEEGRVLLEGKPLQPDPARLFALGVAHIPEDRLRMGSVPTMSVAENLALRAFDRPPLARGFWLDRAAQAAWAEARVRAYAIATPSVHTPARLLSGGNLQKVVLARELSGRARLVLAVHPTYGLDVGATEQVHEALLAQTRSGAAVLLVSEDLEELLALSDRIGVLHRGQLFGPFPVGQVTRAQLGLWMVGGEG